The Oceanispirochaeta sp. genome includes a region encoding these proteins:
- the nadD gene encoding nicotinate (nicotinamide) nucleotide adenylyltransferase, with product MKLVMLGGTFNPPHLGHFKIAEAVRLEFAYDKLVLVPSYKPAHKDIKGHVSFHDRFRMVELSLEDWGNSFVSDCEYQRKGVSYSIDTIRYLKERYTHGEKPGLIIGDDLVSGFHRWYKAETLAEEADIIICHRGNPEDLVFPFPHRYFQNSIYQVSSSEIRKILAAKGNASDYLAPAVLEYIRREGLYGA from the coding sequence ATGAAACTGGTCATGCTGGGGGGGACTTTCAATCCTCCTCATCTGGGACACTTTAAAATTGCAGAGGCTGTCCGCCTGGAATTCGCCTATGACAAGCTTGTTCTTGTTCCTTCCTATAAACCGGCACACAAGGATATTAAGGGGCATGTCAGCTTTCATGATCGGTTCAGGATGGTGGAACTATCCCTGGAGGATTGGGGAAATTCCTTTGTTTCTGACTGTGAATATCAACGGAAGGGTGTGTCCTACAGCATCGATACAATCCGGTATTTAAAAGAAAGATATACCCATGGCGAGAAGCCGGGTCTCATCATAGGTGATGATCTGGTCAGTGGATTTCATCGCTGGTATAAGGCAGAAACCCTGGCAGAAGAAGCAGATATCATCATATGTCACAGGGGAAATCCTGAAGATCTGGTTTTTCCCTTTCCCCATCGCTATTTCCAAAATTCAATTTATCAGGTCTCTTCTTCCGAAATAAGAAAAATCCTGGCTGCCAAGGGCAATGCTTCCGATTATCTTGCACCGGCGGTGCTGGAATATATCCGTAGGGAAGGTCTATATGGGGCTTGA
- the yqeK gene encoding bis(5'-nucleosyl)-tetraphosphatase (symmetrical) YqeK — protein MGLEQDLLSDGPGFLSRRRWDHCLRTADYAVFMAHHFSIDPEKVRLSALAHDLAREQRAETILEWALLDQDELSPFHFSHPVLLHGFASAWYLRKHYGQDDPSILNAVRYHTTGHPVLDGPGLIVFAADYMEPGRSHLTDLDRDELLTLSLEGLVLSILDSMNLYLLRKKADLAPDSRELYQILKKRYNVCP, from the coding sequence ATGGGGCTTGAACAGGATCTTCTCTCAGATGGTCCCGGGTTTCTCAGCCGCCGCCGCTGGGATCATTGCTTGAGAACTGCAGATTATGCGGTTTTTATGGCCCATCATTTTTCTATTGATCCGGAAAAAGTACGTCTGTCCGCACTGGCTCATGATCTTGCCAGGGAACAGAGGGCCGAAACGATACTTGAATGGGCTCTGCTTGATCAGGACGAGCTCTCTCCTTTTCATTTTTCTCATCCTGTCTTGCTTCATGGATTCGCATCCGCCTGGTACTTGAGAAAACATTACGGACAGGATGATCCTTCCATCTTAAATGCAGTCCGGTATCACACTACAGGACACCCGGTTCTGGATGGTCCAGGGTTGATCGTTTTTGCAGCAGATTACATGGAACCTGGAAGAAGCCATCTAACCGATCTTGATCGGGATGAGTTGCTGACACTGTCCCTGGAGGGCCTGGTATTGTCCATATTGGATTCCATGAATCTGTACCTTCTCAGAAAAAAGGCTGACCTCGCTCCAGACAGCAGGGAGTTGTACCAAATCCTGAAGAAAAGGTACAATGTGTGTCCATGA
- a CDS encoding LCP family protein, producing the protein MKDRRAPDLSLLLLILIFLILAGLSLYILLTMKIDDYKEMINDHRLINTVLIIEKDGRPIVTELYYYHPETKKGALLNIPEETGALIRSLNRVDRIDTLYNSEDPSYYLNQIGLLTGIEPDFFIQIKTKALVSLVDYIEGIEIFLPNPVEVLNENRRILLPSGSVNLDGDKALDYLIYRIDGESSDERIKREHELILGILKKLNLMYSPRFSESFIEYIYPEINTNLDDKSLDSFLHELASLEVDRVVFQQVLGTSRKVDSQILYFPHYDGKLLRETVKQMQDSLSDFDVLKDEKLILSLEIQNGTSRNGLGSRTAQVFKSYGYEIASVKNADSNRYENTVILDKKGDPAAAQRVANLIKCQRIFTDVDQNRDETVDIIIILGKDFDGRYVK; encoded by the coding sequence ATGAAAGACCGACGTGCACCCGATTTATCCCTGCTGCTTTTGATTCTTATTTTTCTCATTCTGGCAGGATTGTCACTTTATATTCTCCTCACTATGAAAATTGATGATTATAAGGAAATGATTAATGATCACAGGCTCATAAACACAGTTCTTATCATTGAGAAAGATGGACGTCCGATAGTGACGGAACTCTATTACTATCATCCTGAAACCAAGAAAGGAGCTCTTCTGAATATTCCGGAAGAGACGGGAGCTCTTATACGCTCTCTTAACAGAGTCGATAGAATTGATACCCTCTATAATTCCGAAGATCCTTCCTATTATCTGAATCAGATTGGCCTGCTCACAGGGATAGAACCGGATTTTTTTATACAGATCAAAACTAAAGCGCTAGTCAGTCTTGTTGATTATATTGAAGGGATTGAGATCTTTCTTCCAAATCCTGTGGAGGTTCTGAATGAAAACAGGAGAATCCTCCTTCCTTCGGGCAGTGTGAATCTTGATGGGGACAAGGCTCTGGATTACCTGATCTACAGAATTGACGGAGAGTCTTCTGACGAGAGGATCAAGCGGGAGCATGAACTGATCTTGGGAATTCTTAAGAAACTGAACCTGATGTACAGCCCCCGGTTTTCAGAATCCTTTATTGAATATATCTATCCTGAGATAAATACGAATCTTGATGATAAATCTTTAGATTCTTTCCTGCATGAGCTCGCGTCCCTTGAAGTCGATAGGGTTGTTTTTCAACAGGTTCTGGGGACAAGCCGGAAGGTAGATTCTCAAATTCTCTACTTTCCACACTATGATGGTAAGCTTTTACGTGAAACAGTAAAACAAATGCAGGATTCCCTCTCTGATTTCGATGTACTTAAGGATGAAAAACTGATATTGTCATTGGAAATCCAAAACGGAACATCGCGAAACGGTCTGGGGAGTAGAACGGCTCAGGTTTTTAAAAGTTACGGTTATGAAATCGCATCTGTCAAGAATGCCGATTCAAACCGATATGAAAATACGGTTATTCTGGATAAGAAAGGAGACCCGGCTGCGGCTCAAAGGGTTGCCAATCTCATCAAATGTCAAAGAATCTTTACGGATGTTGACCAGAATCGGGATGAAACAGTGGATATTATAATTATATTAGGAAAGGATTTTGATGGAAGATATGTTAAATAA
- the rsfS gene encoding ribosome silencing factor, translated as MLNKKGADLWSSALSAVQEAKGLNPIVLDLVGHCSWTDYMIIVTATSRVHLRGIYQKVLDLLKADEHLFIRNSKGTKDENQWILMDCGSLVIQIMTAEAREYYDLEGIWFESELIFKEEDYSSISSSSN; from the coding sequence ATGTTAAATAAAAAAGGGGCTGATCTCTGGAGCAGTGCTTTGAGTGCAGTACAAGAGGCGAAAGGTCTGAACCCTATTGTTCTCGATCTGGTGGGACATTGTTCCTGGACCGATTATATGATCATTGTAACGGCAACCAGCCGGGTACACCTCAGAGGAATTTATCAGAAAGTCCTGGATCTGTTAAAAGCGGATGAACATCTGTTTATACGTAACAGCAAAGGCACGAAAGATGAGAATCAGTGGATTCTTATGGATTGTGGTTCCCTCGTTATTCAGATAATGACTGCCGAAGCCCGGGAGTATTATGATCTGGAAGGTATCTGGTTTGAGTCAGAACTGATTTTCAAGGAAGAAGATTATTCTTCCATCTCTTCATCTTCTAACTGA
- the nadC gene encoding carboxylating nicotinate-nucleotide diphosphorylase, translated as MNDENFNELMKLALKEDLQDMGDITSRAIFNDDETMTALLKSKDTGILAGISFFSQVFLSVDSRIEVRKKMDDGTTLRPGDIVATVSGPVAAVLEAERTAINFLSFLSGIASCTAEHIKAAEDKGNVVILDTRKTLPGYRSLSKYAVRMGGGQNHRMGLYDMIMIKDNHIDAAGGISSAVSRVRDKWGDHYRIEVECRTLEEVKEALDCRIDVIMLDNMSPELTSQAVSLRKGSLEFEASGNMDIEKIKRYNNTGVDYISIGKLTHSVTAFDFSLVME; from the coding sequence ATGAATGATGAGAATTTTAATGAATTAATGAAATTAGCCCTGAAAGAGGATCTCCAGGACATGGGAGATATCACATCCAGAGCTATATTTAATGACGACGAAACAATGACGGCTTTATTGAAAAGTAAGGATACAGGAATACTGGCGGGGATCTCCTTTTTTTCCCAGGTTTTTCTCAGTGTGGATTCACGGATAGAAGTCCGGAAAAAGATGGACGACGGGACTACTTTAAGACCGGGAGATATCGTAGCTACGGTAAGTGGCCCGGTCGCTGCCGTATTGGAAGCAGAAAGAACCGCCATCAACTTCCTTTCCTTTCTTTCTGGAATTGCCAGCTGTACGGCAGAGCATATAAAAGCCGCGGAGGACAAGGGGAATGTTGTCATTCTGGATACCAGAAAAACACTCCCGGGTTACAGATCCCTTTCCAAGTATGCCGTCAGGATGGGCGGAGGTCAGAATCACCGGATGGGACTGTATGATATGATCATGATCAAAGATAACCACATCGATGCTGCCGGCGGAATCAGCTCTGCTGTCTCACGAGTCAGGGATAAATGGGGTGATCACTACAGGATCGAGGTGGAATGCCGGACCCTTGAAGAGGTGAAAGAAGCATTGGATTGCCGTATCGATGTGATTATGCTTGATAATATGAGCCCTGAACTGACATCCCAGGCCGTTTCTCTCAGAAAAGGGAGTCTCGAGTTTGAAGCATCCGGGAATATGGATATTGAAAAAATAAAAAGATACAACAACACTGGTGTGGACTACATTTCTATTGGAAAACTGACCCATTCTGTGACGGCTTTCGACTTTTCTCTTGTGATGGAGTAG